In Acidobacteriota bacterium, the following proteins share a genomic window:
- a CDS encoding PD40 domain-containing protein, with translation MLHTLSAWRCLIALGVLTLGLLYAANAPFTARLSAFAQTQGEKKEEKKDEGLPLKPAGKISFTTDEGTWMSLDVAPDGQTIVFDLAGDIYTLPINGGEAKRIVGGDLGFESQPKFSPDSRLITFISDRSGGENLYTCKPDGSDVKAITKGRGNDITYYLSPAWTPDGNYIIASRSDRGIAPYHPYMWHKDGGTGVSIGPPPPPPAAPGQGGPPPAPPLNKMGAVASPDGKYIYWAQRTNAFSYNVQFPLWQIYRFDRETSETTRLTNAQGSAMRPVLSPDGKHLVYATRYQLQTALRVRDLETNEERWLISHVTRDDQESRATRDTFPGYAFTPDGKALIVTIDGKIKRVDFASGAATTIPFNAKVDVDIAARLHFDYKVDDGPVVKARLIRYPALSPDGRRVAFTAFNKLYVMPLEANAKPQRLTNLTVGEFMPAWSPDGGYIAFATWTREGGHIYRVPSAGGAPEQLTRRAAFYSFPCYAPDNTKIVFTYGAISDQLFADLHEDDNFRSPEEAALHNPTNNEIGGAGGTGIRELRYIAATGGDSTVITAAEGGQQPHFSNDPQRVYYTTGQGLASVRLDGFDKRTHLKVTGAGAPPNPPTADEMRISPDGTRAFVSLQTKHYIVTIPKAGKETVNVSITGTSPNTTVPVKKMSADGGDYLQWTPDGKAVTWSWGTKFFNQTLDADKPEAFDAIVEAARVKPAGKVILTGARVITMKGDEVLERGDITVVDNRIVEIKASAPLPATGKGAKKQAAAPVFPADAKVIDVTGKTIIPGLVDVHAHMRPPRNVHQTQVWAYLANLAYGITTTRDPQPSTTDVYAYADLVETGEIVGPRILTTGPGVFSNDGLTDKDTARNYIKRYREAYQTDTLKEYVTGDRLVRQWVALACQEFKITPTTEGALDMKLDLTQMMDGYSGNEHALPIQPLYKDMAEFVAQTKTFYTPTLLVAYGAPWTENYFFQNTDVVNNQKLARFVPLELLNGMLRRRGQWFHPDEYGYKGIAAGAAKVVRAGGRVGLGGHGQMQGIGCHWELWALQSGGMTTMEALKVATIFGAEAIGLNRDVGSLEAGKLADLIVLDQNPLTDIRNTNTIRYVMKNGELYHGDTLDQEWPVQKKLEKQYWWERGPK, from the coding sequence ATGTTGCACACCTTGTCAGCCTGGCGTTGCCTGATCGCGCTGGGCGTCCTAACCCTGGGCCTGTTGTACGCCGCGAACGCTCCCTTCACCGCCCGGCTCAGCGCTTTTGCCCAAACCCAGGGAGAAAAGAAGGAGGAGAAAAAAGACGAAGGCTTGCCGCTGAAACCCGCCGGGAAAATCAGCTTCACCACCGACGAAGGTACCTGGATGTCGCTGGATGTTGCGCCCGACGGCCAGACCATCGTCTTTGATCTAGCAGGCGACATTTACACGCTGCCCATCAACGGTGGCGAAGCCAAACGTATAGTCGGCGGCGACCTCGGCTTTGAATCACAACCGAAATTCTCACCGGATAGCCGGTTAATCACCTTTATCAGCGATCGCAGCGGCGGCGAGAATTTGTATACCTGCAAACCCGACGGCAGCGACGTCAAAGCCATCACCAAAGGGCGCGGCAACGACATCACCTATTACCTGTCGCCCGCGTGGACGCCCGACGGCAACTACATAATCGCCTCGCGTTCGGATCGCGGCATCGCCCCCTATCACCCGTATATGTGGCACAAAGACGGCGGCACCGGCGTCAGCATCGGCCCACCGCCGCCGCCGCCCGCCGCGCCCGGCCAAGGCGGCCCGCCGCCCGCGCCGCCTTTGAACAAGATGGGCGCGGTCGCTTCGCCGGATGGCAAATACATTTACTGGGCGCAACGCACCAATGCCTTCAGTTACAACGTGCAATTTCCGCTCTGGCAGATTTACCGCTTCGACCGCGAGACCAGCGAGACCACGCGGCTGACCAATGCCCAAGGCAGCGCAATGCGCCCAGTGCTCTCGCCCGATGGCAAGCATTTGGTCTATGCCACGCGCTACCAATTACAAACGGCGCTGCGCGTGCGCGATTTGGAAACAAACGAGGAGCGCTGGCTCATCAGCCACGTCACGCGCGACGACCAGGAATCACGCGCCACACGCGACACGTTTCCAGGTTATGCCTTCACGCCCGATGGCAAGGCGCTGATCGTCACGATTGACGGCAAGATCAAACGCGTAGATTTCGCCAGCGGCGCGGCCACGACCATTCCCTTCAACGCCAAAGTGGATGTGGACATCGCGGCGCGGCTGCATTTCGATTACAAGGTGGATGACGGGCCGGTGGTCAAGGCGCGGCTGATTCGCTATCCCGCGCTCTCGCCCGATGGACGGCGTGTCGCGTTCACCGCCTTCAACAAACTTTACGTGATGCCGCTCGAAGCCAATGCCAAGCCGCAACGGCTGACCAATCTGACGGTAGGCGAATTCATGCCCGCGTGGTCGCCCGATGGTGGGTATATCGCGTTCGCCACGTGGACGCGCGAGGGCGGGCACATCTACCGCGTGCCCAGCGCGGGCGGCGCGCCTGAGCAGTTGACGCGGCGCGCGGCGTTTTATTCCTTCCCCTGTTACGCGCCCGACAACACGAAGATTGTGTTCACTTACGGCGCGATCAGCGACCAATTGTTCGCCGACTTGCACGAAGACGACAACTTCCGTTCGCCCGAAGAAGCCGCCTTGCACAACCCCACCAACAACGAAATCGGCGGCGCGGGCGGCACAGGCATACGCGAACTGCGCTATATCGCGGCCACGGGCGGCGATTCGACCGTCATCACAGCGGCGGAAGGCGGTCAGCAACCGCATTTCAGCAACGACCCGCAGCGCGTTTATTACACGACGGGACAAGGTCTGGCTTCGGTGCGGCTTGATGGTTTCGACAAACGCACGCATCTGAAAGTCACGGGCGCGGGCGCGCCACCCAATCCGCCAACGGCGGATGAGATGCGCATTTCGCCTGACGGCACGCGCGCCTTTGTCTCGCTGCAAACCAAACACTACATCGTGACGATTCCCAAAGCCGGCAAAGAGACCGTGAACGTCAGCATCACCGGCACGTCGCCCAACACCACTGTGCCGGTTAAGAAGATGTCGGCGGATGGCGGCGATTACTTGCAATGGACGCCGGACGGCAAAGCGGTGACGTGGTCGTGGGGCACGAAGTTTTTCAACCAAACGCTCGACGCAGACAAGCCCGAAGCCTTTGACGCCATCGTCGAAGCCGCGCGCGTCAAACCTGCGGGCAAAGTCATCCTGACCGGCGCGCGCGTCATTACGATGAAAGGCGACGAAGTGCTCGAACGCGGCGACATCACCGTCGTTGACAACCGCATCGTCGAGATCAAAGCCAGCGCGCCCTTGCCCGCAACTGGCAAGGGCGCTAAGAAACAGGCTGCTGCGCCTGTCTTCCCCGCCGACGCCAAAGTGATTGACGTAACCGGCAAGACGATCATCCCCGGCCTCGTGGATGTGCACGCGCACATGCGTCCGCCGCGCAACGTCCATCAAACGCAGGTCTGGGCTTACTTGGCGAATCTGGCCTACGGCATCACCACGACGCGCGACCCGCAGCCTTCGACGACGGATGTGTATGCTTACGCCGACCTCGTGGAGACGGGCGAAATCGTCGGCCCGCGCATTCTCACCACCGGCCCCGGCGTTTTTTCCAACGACGGCTTGACCGACAAGGACACGGCGCGCAATTACATCAAACGCTACCGCGAGGCTTATCAAACCGACACGTTGAAGGAGTACGTCACCGGCGACCGCCTCGTGCGCCAATGGGTCGCGCTGGCCTGTCAGGAATTCAAAATCACGCCGACGACTGAAGGCGCGCTGGATATGAAACTCGACCTGACGCAAATGATGGACGGCTATTCGGGCAATGAACACGCGCTGCCCATTCAACCGCTCTACAAAGACATGGCCGAATTCGTCGCACAGACCAAGACGTTTTACACGCCGACGCTGCTGGTCGCTTACGGCGCGCCGTGGACAGAGAATTACTTCTTCCAAAACACCGACGTGGTAAACAACCAAAAACTGGCGCGCTTTGTACCGCTGGAACTGCTCAACGGCATGCTGCGGCGGCGCGGCCAATGGTTCCATCCTGACGAATACGGCTACAAAGGCATCGCCGCAGGCGCCGCCAAAGTCGTGCGCGCGGGCGGACGCGTCGGCTTGGGCGGACACGGGCAGATGCAAGGCATCGGCTGTCATTGGGAATTGTGGGCGTTGCAATCCGGCGGGATGACGACGATGGAAGCCTTGAAGGTCGCAACGATCTTTGGCGCGGAGGCGATTGGCTTGAACCGCGATGTCGGTTCGCTGGAAGCGGGCAAACTGGCCGACTTGATCGTGCTCGATCAAAACCCGCTGACCGACATCCGCAACACCAACACGATTCGTTACGTGATGAAAAACGGCGAGCTTTATCACGGCGACACGCTGGATCAGGAATGGCCAGTGCAGAAGAAGCTGGAGAAGCAGTATTGGTGGGAGCGGGGGCCGAAGTAG